The Harmonia axyridis chromosome 3, icHarAxyr1.1, whole genome shotgun sequence nucleotide sequence cagcgaatgatataaatgggaaccagcgatatcgtgcaaacaaaactatattacctcatttaattaagatatcaaataattcagtaagtaaactacttttaataattcaagtgaaatactAAATTGTTAATTCTGCACTTCAAACATGTGAAACTTAATTAACACGGGAGAGTATAAATCTCAAGTATAATATTGTCAGTCCAATGGGCACTGGAAGAATGTCTAGGTAAAGTTGCTTCACCCtccactcattattattatcatattataataatattgtattataattatattataatggatatggaatgtcttgatgatgagtctgataactcactggcagattgaatggtcatagaatcgaaagtataaatttccatcaactcGTCATTAAGCTGAACGATGAAGAGAGCCTGAAATGTTTATGATGATGAGTACATACTGgcagatttaatttttattgttattaacggTCATAATAGTGCCGTaatgtaattttccataaatctgttattgaagaaaagaagaaagaaagaggtGAGCAATGAAGAATTTTTGCTGGTTTATGCAATGGTATTGTTGATCGGAGTCATGTAATATACAGCGAAAACAAGATCCCTATATGAAGAATAAGGAATATTGTTCAAAAAGCATTAATACAAGGATGTGCCACGTCCCCGACACTTGTTAACAATATAGAACAGAAATGAACATCTGAACACGCTGAGAGGTTTTGGTGAGCAGTTTGCATGTAATATTTTTGGCAGACGCTCTATTGTAAGATTCACTactaatgatgttatatttaagTGAAAGCAATTAATATGATTAATACCGGCACCACTGACATCATCAGCATATTTAATGgcctaatatatatatatatatatatatatatatatatatatatatatatatatatatatatatatgaacccAGCGGTTCATATTTGACACCCTTATGAGAGATAAGTTCAACGGttgatatatatgttttttctttgtaaatataATATGGATTGTACCGTGTGTGAAATATTGTGCAATGCGGGATAGGAATGAGAAAATTGGCTTCTCGATTAGAAAATGTGTGATCTCGTTATACGCGGAGGGGATTAACTTAGCGAGAATTATCAACTCAAACGGGTGGGATGAacggaacttcttcttcttgatagtgccaatccgttatcggatattggagaccattctggctattgtgaccttattcactgctgcacgaaacagtccaattgttgtttCCCAGAACCAGACTCTCAAATTTCAGAGCCACGAAATTCTCCTCCTGCCGGGACCTCTCCTTCCCCCAACCATGCCTGCTGtattaggggttgtccattaatcacgtgatctttttttagcattttttaaacccccctcacccattggtgatacgtagtgaggtttaagaccaccccccctcccccttctcaacatcacgtgtatttttagtacctacaacgaatcttaaaattttctgaatattatcttaatttaaatacaggtataaactataatctttcttctgaaattaaggaccataataaaaatgtccacaccaggttgcaagttttttttgattgccataacaataataataaacgaaaagtgttatcataggaaaaacatgtattgtactagtacatgaatatatttaataagaagtcgtattttggtcttcttgttcaggtcgtgaatcgtgaaaagttttttcattttaatgaaagctGCTCTTGCCTTTTCAATCCTACAGCGGATTTCCCTTGAATGATCCCATGCCGAGGTACGAAATTGTTTCGACTCTCTACCATTCTGTTGTCGATGTAAAGTTGATGAACGGAACGCgcagaagaaataattatatatcttaTCGCCGCCTACCGTCATCgattctgtgaaaatattttatggaataatttatatatgcccatttcttaatttgttcaaattgataaaataaggtggcaataaaatttggataagAAATGTTCCTCCTAGAGCACTACTAACTAAATGCTTATAAACTTGAATAGACAACACTTTTGTTTGTCCTcggaatatttatatattttgtgatCGTATGGTCACAGCAAttccaagtaaaaaaaaattaataaataatatttatagttgggtgaatgaaaatgttagctGTTTACCCTTAACGGTGAATTCCAAAAGAATTATCTCGTCATTGTAATTTGGTTGCCCATCTCACGGACAGGTTTAGCCTTTGTGGGAATTTTGTTTGCTTTCGGATTGTATGATATTTGTGTAATGGAAAAAACGAAGAAACGTTAACTTTGTGGTCCTGAAAAGGACCGAtagcaatatttcgatggtgaaaTTTAACCTCCGAAACCGTACAACGTACGACCTTGGCGTTTCAAAGCATATACGACGTCCATTGCTGTTACAGTCTTCCTTTTTGCGTGTTCGGTGTAAGTTACAGCGTCTCTAATAACGTTTTCTAGGAATACCTTAAGTACACCTCTAGTTTCTTCGTAAATCAAACCAGAGATACGTTTCACCCCTCCGCGGCGGGCCAATCTTCTGATAGCGGGCTTCGTGATTCCTTGGATATTGTCTCGTAGAACTTTCCTGTGACGCTTAGCGCCACCTTTTCCCAAACCCTTACCACCTTTGCCTCTGCCAGTCATTTTTTCGTTAACGATTACAATAACAAGAATTAACTAAAGGTTTTACCGTAAAATACGGCTTTTATACCATCACAGTTTTCCCCACCACTAGATCTACACGACCAACCAATGATATTGCGAGAATGTGCAGTGGAACCGCCTACCTATTCCGCTATAAATAGATGAATCTAAGATTTACCTCAACTAGTTTATACCCATACTCGAGATGGCCCGTACGAAGCAAACGGCAAGAAAATCCACTGGCGGAAAGGCACCGCGTAAGCAACTTGCCACAAAAGCGGCACGTAAAAGTGCACCCGCTACGGGTGGCGTAAAAAAACCTCATCGTTACCGTCCAGGTACCGTAGCTCTTCGTGAGATCCGTCGTTATCAGAAAAGTACCGAGCTGTTGATTCGCAAACTTCCTTTCCAAAGGTTAGTGCGCGAAATTGCCCAAGACTTCAAGACCGATCTCCGTTTCCAGAGCTCCGCCGTGATGGCCCTTCAAGAAGCTAGCGAAGCTTATCTGGTCGGTCTATTCGAAGATACAAATTTATGTGCCATTCACGCCAAGAGAGTAACCATTATGCCGAAGGACATTCAACTTGCTCGACGTATCCGTGGCGAACGTGCTTAAGCATCTTTTTCACAAAGTTTAAAAtcggttcttttcagaaccacaactttttttttacatttatacaattgATTGCTTTTGTTAGGGTTCTGATACCATGTAAGGGTGGATTGACAAATACAGGTATTTTGTACAGTTTAATCGTTGATttaacaaacttggaaacacaaatctaaaacaaaatggAGGTTAGGTTTGCTGCTTAAGGTGTGACGCCGTTATCTATTCGTGTCTGACAGAACTGGCATCTCCACCTTCAGCGGCCATATTACATTTCTAGCTGCGCATGCGCACTAGACGGATCATATTAGTTGTCAGcaggttgttttatagaagtggaCTGGCGCCAAATATATTTGGCCAGCAGTTCTTACTTCAACACCCCCTCCCAAACTGAGGAACTGACAACTAGTCAACAGATAAGACATATACAGATAAGTTCCAACCAACTGATTTCAATAGTTAAACTAGAATATATACAgtacaataaatacaaataatagttaatatttcttttgagtttatataaatCAAGCCTTAAAACTAAATCAACAGGATTGTCAGTGGAACTGTAGAGGCTGTTACTGTAGGCAATCGAATAGGGTTCCTTATAGCGAACCAACTttccttaatattttgtatGGTATCAATACATTGTTTCCAGGGACCGGAGACCCTTCCAACAAGTGATATTATACCATCAGATcaacatatacatataacagATACATATTAAGTTCCTTCATATAGAACTAACTTGATTAATTCATCACAATGCTTTCGCATCTATCATTACCAGGGACCGGAGACCCTTCAAATCAAGACACTAGTGTTTATGAAAGTATGTAACCAGGGACCGGAGACCCTTCTACATGACTTTGAATAAACACTTAAcatataaacatatttattagagtaatttccaggaaccgaagaacctttcaaTAAAACTCCGACATATAcacaacagatttttagtattgtcttaagcatgtttccaggaaccgaagaacctttccacacagacacatattcaacagatttttagtattgtcataGCATGTTTCCAAGAcccgaagaacctttccacacagacacatattcaacagatttttagtattgtcatagcatgtttccaggaaccgaagaacctttccacacagacacatattcaacagatttttagtattgtctaaggatgtttccaggaaccgaagaacctttccacacagacaaATACTcgacagatttttagtattgtcatagcatgtttccaggaacgaagaacctttccacacagacaaatactcaacagatttttagtattatCCGAGTATGTTAAACAATACATGGATAAACAACAGATAACTGAAAAAAAGGAGAACATATTGGGTTATTTGTATACAAATCAACTGAAAAATCAAGCCTCATAGAATACAAGGTGATTACGAAATTTACTTAGCTTTGCTGCACTTAAAGGTTTTGTAAGAATGTCAGCAATCTGATCATTGGTATTAATCttcacaatattaattttcttgtcACTTACATGTTgacgaattaataaatatttacgtGCAATATATTTTAAACGACTTTTACTTGTACCTGCAAGACAGTTTTGTCTTGCTGCTTCATTGTCTTCATATATATCAACAGGAAATGAACTGACCCAACTGACTGGTACCTTTCAAATATCTGAAAACCCTTTTTACTAATTTCCAATGATACtgttgtggattggcttggaatCGAGATAAATAACCTACAACAAAAGATATATCGGGTCTTGTAAATAAACTTAAATACAACAGAGAGCCTATGGCTTTCTTGTACAGAAAATCTGCTACATTAGTAACTTCGGGAACTTTATGATTTCCTTGAGGAACCAATGGAGTATCAACAGAATTTGAGTTTTCCCTTCGAAATTCTTTAAGCATTTCCTTCACAAATTGAGTTTGATAAAGAaacaacttatttttttttttgatctacTGATTTCCAAACCAAGAAACTTAGTAGGATAGCCAAATTGTTTGATATTAAAACGTGATTTGAACATATTGACATTTTCTTGAATACGCTTTTCACTGGTACCTGTAAttaatagatcatcaacatatactAGAATCAAAATAATCTCACTATCTTCCTCTTTCTTATACAAACATGGTTTACGTAAATTTGGTTCAAAACCTGAATTCTTTTAGAAAATTATCGAGTGTCATAAACCAACATTTTGGTGCTATCGATATTCCATAAAGAGCTTTTCGTAACTTAAGAATTACCTTAGTTTTATCCAGATTGATTCCTTCTGGTACACTTACATATTTTGGTCTATCAATTTCACCATAAAGAAATGCTGTTTTGATGTCCAACTGTTCAATATGCCATTGTCTAGAAACTgataatgcaaataataat carries:
- the LOC123675396 gene encoding histone H3, with the protein product MARTKQTARKSTGGKAPRKQLATKAARKSAPATGGVKKPHRYRPGTVALREIRRYQKSTELLIRKLPFQRLVREIAQDFKTDLRFQSSAVMALQEASEAYLVGLFEDTNLCAIHAKRVTIMPKDIQLARRIRGERA
- the LOC123675085 gene encoding histone H4, whose product is MTGRGKGGKGLGKGGAKRHRKVLRDNIQGITKPAIRRLARRGGVKRISGLIYEETRGVLKVFLENVIRDAVTYTEHAKRKTVTAMDVVYALKRQGRTLYGFGG